A genome region from Nocardiopsis exhalans includes the following:
- a CDS encoding dihydrodipicolinate synthase family protein, translating to MNTLNLPSGDGTVAPYTLSGTAADAAPLPPATARTAYAAAHVVADPLAPNAPGAPAALDWEATLAFRHHLWDQGLGVAEAMDTAQRGMGLDWAATAELISRTGAEARNRGALLACGVNTDQLDSSRVDLESAITAYGEQLEVVSEAGATPIVMASRALAAVASGPKDYARVYSAVLERADRPVILHWLGTAFDPALAGYWGYDSPAEAIEPVAELIAEHADRVEGIKVSLLDTALEVRLRRLLPDGVRLYTGDDFHYPELVLGDEEGFSHALLGVFAAIAPTAARALAVLDRGDTDGYLALMEPTVPLARHLFSEPTYYYKTGIAFLAWLNGHQKGFHMVGGLHSARDLPHLAHTLRLADTAGVLSDPDLAARRMGALLEVSGVAQ from the coding sequence GTGAACACCCTGAACCTTCCCTCCGGCGACGGCACCGTCGCCCCCTACACGCTCAGCGGGACCGCGGCCGACGCCGCGCCCCTGCCCCCCGCCACGGCCCGAACCGCCTACGCGGCCGCGCACGTGGTCGCCGATCCCCTGGCCCCCAACGCGCCAGGCGCCCCGGCCGCCCTGGACTGGGAGGCCACCCTGGCCTTCCGCCACCACCTGTGGGACCAGGGCCTGGGCGTGGCCGAGGCCATGGACACCGCCCAGCGGGGCATGGGCCTGGACTGGGCCGCCACCGCCGAACTGATCAGCCGTACCGGCGCCGAGGCCAGGAACCGTGGCGCCCTCCTGGCCTGCGGGGTCAACACCGACCAGCTCGATTCTTCGCGTGTCGATCTGGAAAGCGCTATCACCGCCTACGGCGAACAACTGGAAGTGGTGAGCGAGGCCGGAGCGACCCCCATCGTGATGGCCTCGCGCGCTCTGGCCGCGGTGGCCTCCGGGCCCAAGGACTACGCCCGCGTCTACTCCGCCGTCCTGGAACGGGCCGACCGCCCGGTCATCCTGCACTGGTTGGGCACCGCCTTCGACCCCGCCCTCGCGGGCTACTGGGGCTACGACTCCCCCGCGGAGGCGATCGAACCGGTCGCGGAGTTGATCGCCGAGCACGCCGACCGGGTCGAGGGGATCAAGGTCTCCCTGCTGGACACCGCGCTGGAGGTACGCCTGCGGCGCCTGCTCCCGGACGGCGTCCGGCTGTACACCGGGGACGACTTCCACTACCCCGAACTCGTACTCGGGGACGAGGAGGGCTTCTCGCACGCCCTCCTCGGGGTCTTCGCCGCCATCGCCCCGACCGCCGCCCGGGCGCTCGCGGTTCTGGACCGGGGCGACACCGACGGCTACCTGGCGCTGATGGAACCCACCGTGCCGCTGGCCCGCCACCTGTTCTCCGAGCCCACCTACTACTACAAGACCGGGATCGCCTTCCTGGCCTGGCTCAACGGCCACCAGAAGGGGTTCCACATGGTGGGCGGCCTGCACAGCGCCCGCGACCTCCCGCACCTGGCGCACACCCTGCGCCTGGCGGACACCGCGGGGGTCCTGTCCGACCCCGACCTGGCCGCGCGGCGAATGGGCGCCCTGCTCGAGGTCTCGGGGGTGGCGCAGTGA
- a CDS encoding Gfo/Idh/MocA family protein: protein MGDRVLGIAMNGVTGRMGYRQHLTRSVLAIRDAGGVELPDGSRVIPEPVLVGRSERKLRDIAEKHGIERWTTDLDSVLSDDSVPVYFDAQITHAREAAVRSAIAAGRHIYVEKPTASTLDAALELAKLAEQAGVRNGVVQDKLFLPGLIKLRRLLDSGFFGKVLSIRGEFGYWVFEGDGQPAQRPSWNYRAEDGGGIVLDMFPHWHYVLEHLFGPVRTVTARTATHIPRRWDEHGEPYEATADDAAYGIFEVGDGVIAQINSSWSVRVDRDELVEFQVDGTHGSAVAGLRSCRVQHRSVTPKGVWDPDAADPVRYREDWSHVPDNGEFTNGFRAQWEDYLRHVVLGTPFHHDLLSGARGIQMAEAGLLSSRTGRTVELGEVSTT from the coding sequence ATGGGTGATCGAGTACTGGGCATCGCCATGAACGGCGTCACCGGACGCATGGGGTACAGGCAGCACCTGACCAGATCGGTGCTGGCCATCCGGGACGCCGGAGGCGTGGAACTGCCCGACGGCTCGCGCGTCATACCCGAACCGGTGCTGGTGGGGCGCTCGGAGCGCAAGCTGCGGGACATCGCCGAAAAGCACGGCATCGAACGCTGGACCACGGACCTGGACTCGGTACTGTCCGACGACAGCGTCCCCGTCTACTTCGACGCCCAGATCACGCACGCCAGGGAGGCCGCGGTCCGCTCCGCGATCGCCGCGGGCCGACACATCTACGTCGAGAAGCCCACGGCCAGCACCCTGGACGCCGCCCTGGAGCTGGCCAAGCTCGCCGAACAGGCCGGGGTGCGCAACGGCGTGGTGCAGGACAAACTCTTCCTGCCGGGTCTGATCAAACTCCGCCGGCTCCTGGACAGCGGCTTCTTCGGAAAAGTCCTTTCCATCCGCGGGGAGTTCGGTTACTGGGTCTTCGAAGGAGACGGGCAGCCCGCCCAGCGCCCCAGCTGGAACTACCGCGCCGAGGACGGCGGCGGCATCGTCCTGGACATGTTCCCCCACTGGCACTACGTCCTGGAACACCTCTTCGGTCCGGTGCGCACGGTCACCGCGCGCACCGCCACCCACATCCCGCGGCGCTGGGACGAGCACGGTGAGCCCTACGAGGCCACCGCCGACGACGCCGCCTACGGCATCTTCGAGGTCGGTGACGGGGTCATCGCCCAGATCAACTCCTCCTGGAGCGTGCGCGTGGACCGCGACGAGCTGGTGGAGTTCCAGGTGGACGGCACCCACGGCAGCGCCGTGGCCGGGCTGCGCTCCTGCCGTGTGCAGCACCGCAGCGTCACCCCCAAGGGCGTCTGGGACCCCGACGCCGCCGACCCGGTCCGCTACCGCGAGGACTGGTCGCACGTCCCCGACAACGGGGAGTTCACCAACGGCTTCCGCGCCCAGTGGGAGGACTACCTGCGCCACGTGGTCCTGGGCACACCCTTCCACCACGACCTCCTCTCCGGCGCGCGCGGTATCCAGATGGCCGAGGCGGGGCTGCTCTCCTCCCGCACCGGCCGCACCGTCGAACTCGGCGAGGTCTCGACCACGTGA
- a CDS encoding saccharopine dehydrogenase: MRVLVLGGYGAVGAPTVAALREAGHSCVVAGRDPRRAERVVDLAEPGLLGYQEALNGVDAVVNASGAEDPDLVTAATGQGAAFVDPTATPGYVSRIEQLEPRAPVLLSVGLAPGLTNLLAADLPGKEPIELGVVLGSGERHGAAATAWSLGLLGRSFADPATGEAVRNLTRGRVLDMPGGRRRLFRADFSDQHTLTRDLGRPVRTYLGLDSAAATRVLSLLARLPGAGALRGVRRVPHLPGSEEWVLVATSAGRRRWARGRNQSRGTAVVTAWAAGLTEGLPAGVHHLHEVAALADLPPLEEATLG, translated from the coding sequence ATGCGGGTACTCGTGCTGGGCGGATACGGAGCCGTGGGAGCTCCGACGGTGGCGGCGCTGCGGGAGGCCGGGCACAGCTGTGTGGTCGCCGGACGCGACCCCCGGCGGGCGGAGCGGGTGGTCGACCTGGCCGAGCCGGGGCTCCTCGGCTACCAGGAAGCGCTGAACGGAGTGGACGCGGTGGTCAACGCCTCCGGTGCCGAGGACCCGGACCTGGTCACGGCCGCCACCGGCCAGGGGGCGGCCTTCGTCGACCCCACCGCCACCCCCGGATACGTCAGTCGAATCGAACAACTGGAGCCGCGGGCCCCGGTCCTGCTCAGCGTCGGACTGGCCCCCGGGCTGACCAACCTGCTCGCCGCCGACCTGCCCGGGAAGGAGCCGATCGAGCTGGGGGTGGTCCTGGGCTCCGGGGAGCGGCATGGGGCGGCGGCCACCGCCTGGTCCCTGGGCCTGCTCGGCCGCTCCTTCGCCGACCCGGCCACCGGAGAGGCCGTGCGCAACCTCACCCGGGGGCGCGTGCTGGATATGCCCGGCGGACGGCGGCGCCTGTTCCGGGCCGACTTCAGTGACCAGCACACGCTCACCCGGGACCTGGGGCGGCCGGTGCGCACATATCTGGGGTTGGACTCGGCGGCGGCGACCCGGGTCCTGAGCCTGCTCGCCCGCCTGCCCGGAGCCGGGGCGCTGCGCGGGGTGCGCCGGGTACCGCACCTGCCCGGCTCCGAGGAGTGGGTGCTGGTCGCGACCTCGGCCGGGCGGCGGCGCTGGGCGCGCGGGCGTAACCAGTCCCGGGGGACGGCGGTGGTGACCGCCTGGGCCGCCGGGTTGACCGAGGGCCTGCCAGCCGGGGTCCACCATCTGCACGAGGTGGCCGCGTTGGCGGATCTACCGCCACTGGAGGAGGCCACGCTGGGTTGA
- a CDS encoding TetR/AcrR family transcriptional regulator → MDAQPADGRTARSLATRARIARAATRLFTTDGYAATSITSVAKEAGVAAQTVYNTCGTKAGVLKEALDQAVAGDAEPVATLDRPWVREALSAENPHELLRLQVRGTAQVMARVAALIEVLRGAAASDPELAALWRTNTDQRRTVHAVFAQALADRGALRAGLDPQEAADTLLGLLSPELYTLYTAQLGWSPERWTQWATDAVTRQLLEG, encoded by the coding sequence ATGGACGCACAGCCCGCCGACGGCCGCACCGCCCGTTCCCTCGCCACCCGGGCCCGGATCGCCCGCGCCGCGACCCGCCTGTTCACCACTGACGGCTACGCCGCGACCAGCATCACCAGTGTCGCCAAGGAGGCGGGGGTGGCCGCGCAGACCGTCTACAACACCTGCGGCACCAAGGCGGGGGTCCTCAAAGAGGCTTTGGACCAGGCCGTCGCCGGAGACGCCGAACCCGTCGCCACCCTGGACCGCCCCTGGGTCCGCGAGGCCCTGTCCGCCGAGAACCCCCATGAGCTGCTCCGGCTCCAGGTGCGGGGCACCGCCCAGGTCATGGCACGCGTCGCCGCCCTGATCGAGGTCCTGCGCGGCGCGGCCGCCTCCGACCCCGAACTGGCCGCGCTGTGGCGCACCAACACCGACCAGCGCCGCACCGTCCACGCGGTTTTCGCCCAAGCCCTGGCCGACCGCGGGGCCCTGCGTGCGGGCCTGGACCCGCAGGAGGCGGCCGACACCCTGCTCGGCCTGCTCAGCCCCGAGCTGTACACCCTCTACACGGCCCAGCTCGGCTGGAGCCCTGAGCGCTGGACACAGTGGGCCACGGACGCGGTCACCCGCCAGCTCCTCGAAGGCTGA
- a CDS encoding exonuclease domain-containing protein, whose protein sequence is MSLTWTAIDFETANQDRGSVCAVGLVRVSEGRVVDRFSTLIRPPEAVSFFSRHNTAVHGITAADVTEAPTWEKVREQVVDFVQGGALVAHNAPFDMGALRQACAHTGQALPAFDYACTLALSRRTWDLPDHRLPTVCAHVGHQITQHHRADADAEAAAHIMIAAMLRYGTSSLPELSRAAGLRLGRLEAIQPVAVPVAAPVVPAAPATEDRYGRWQRAAQSPLPEPSPDADPAGPLFGRTVCVSGDLRAMDKPEVWKRIAEAGGRPAKNVTKKTDVLVVGDSDHGGKTSKHKQAETYIAKGQSIDIITETELVARLGMASA, encoded by the coding sequence GTGTCCCTCACCTGGACCGCGATCGACTTCGAGACCGCCAACCAGGACCGCGGCAGCGTGTGCGCCGTCGGTCTGGTCCGGGTGAGCGAAGGGCGGGTGGTCGACCGCTTCAGCACGCTCATCCGCCCGCCGGAGGCGGTGTCCTTCTTCTCCCGGCACAACACCGCCGTGCACGGCATCACCGCCGCCGATGTCACCGAAGCTCCCACCTGGGAGAAGGTGCGCGAGCAGGTGGTGGACTTCGTCCAGGGGGGTGCGCTGGTGGCGCACAACGCCCCCTTCGACATGGGTGCGCTGCGCCAGGCCTGCGCCCACACCGGCCAGGCGCTGCCCGCCTTCGACTACGCCTGCACCCTGGCACTGTCCCGCCGCACCTGGGACCTGCCCGACCACCGCCTGCCCACGGTGTGCGCGCACGTGGGCCACCAGATCACCCAGCACCACCGGGCCGACGCCGACGCCGAGGCGGCCGCGCACATCATGATCGCGGCCATGCTCCGCTACGGCACCAGCTCACTTCCCGAGCTCTCCCGCGCCGCGGGCCTGCGCCTGGGCCGCCTGGAGGCGATTCAGCCGGTCGCCGTCCCGGTGGCCGCCCCCGTGGTTCCGGCGGCCCCCGCCACGGAGGACCGTTACGGGCGCTGGCAACGGGCCGCCCAGTCCCCGCTGCCCGAACCCTCCCCCGACGCCGACCCGGCCGGTCCGCTCTTCGGCCGCACGGTGTGCGTCTCGGGTGACCTGCGCGCGATGGACAAGCCCGAGGTGTGGAAGCGCATCGCCGAAGCCGGGGGCCGACCCGCCAAGAACGTCACCAAGAAGACGGACGTCCTGGTCGTGGGCGACAGCGACCACGGCGGCAAGACCTCCAAACACAAGCAGGCCGAGACCTACATCGCCAAGGGCCAGAGCATCGACATCATCACCGAGACCGAACTGGTGGCCCGCCTGGGCATGGCCTCCGCCTGA
- a CDS encoding serine/threonine-protein kinase codes for MALPHRTLRERYELVSEVGRGGMGRVWRAHDAQLNRTVAVKEILLGPGMDEEERARVAARARREAQATAMGQHPNIVTVHDIVEDDGRPWIVMELLDGHSLLRLMRDRGPVPAERAAAWGLDLLDALTTAHEQGITHRDVKPENVMVTGSGRVVLTDFGIATIVDTAAVTQTAGVMGSAAYVAPERLASQPATPASDLWSLGATLYHAVTGVSPFQREGVPATLHAVLSLDPPQNLPGPLGAAISGMLVKDPLQRLDARGCRELLGAAARGEQTTGSHLPPTAPGRATTQTGAPLQTGELPPGATSPGPPLGPLVGATAVHTEPRRPRRLSWPVVVLTLGLSALLVAATLVIVNPWAEGGEETDQAGPQTQADTSSSPSPEHSPGSEATGQGSGEEPVAEGMTWTEDPEGFAMLIPDGWVRRVDGASVYYDSPSSNTYLQVDRTPHSTDDEYAHVLEQESNSLAENRLPGYQRIKLEDVTDQTSFASAADWEFSWDRGAGTWRLLARNIAVTAGDYYTLAWSSSEERWAGDARWRDHAIGSFDPL; via the coding sequence GTGGCCCTTCCTCACCGCACGCTGCGTGAGCGCTACGAACTCGTCTCCGAGGTCGGGCGGGGAGGAATGGGCCGGGTCTGGCGGGCGCACGACGCCCAACTCAACCGCACGGTGGCGGTCAAGGAGATCCTCCTGGGACCAGGCATGGACGAGGAGGAACGTGCCCGGGTTGCCGCCCGCGCCCGCCGGGAGGCGCAGGCCACCGCGATGGGCCAGCACCCCAACATCGTCACGGTCCACGACATCGTCGAGGACGACGGCCGCCCCTGGATCGTCATGGAACTCCTCGACGGGCACTCCTTGCTCCGGTTGATGCGCGACCGGGGCCCGGTCCCGGCCGAGCGGGCCGCGGCCTGGGGGCTGGACCTACTTGACGCGCTCACCACCGCGCACGAGCAGGGCATCACCCACCGCGACGTCAAACCCGAGAACGTCATGGTCACCGGTTCGGGGCGGGTGGTGCTGACCGACTTCGGGATCGCCACCATCGTCGACACCGCCGCGGTCACCCAGACCGCCGGTGTCATGGGTTCGGCCGCCTACGTGGCCCCCGAACGGCTCGCTTCCCAGCCGGCCACCCCCGCCAGCGACCTGTGGTCGCTGGGCGCCACCCTGTACCACGCGGTGACCGGAGTGTCCCCGTTCCAGCGCGAGGGCGTCCCGGCCACCCTGCACGCGGTACTCAGCCTCGACCCGCCCCAGAACCTGCCCGGGCCGCTGGGAGCGGCGATCAGCGGAATGCTGGTGAAGGACCCGCTCCAGCGCCTGGACGCCCGAGGCTGTCGGGAACTACTGGGCGCGGCGGCCCGGGGCGAACAGACGACCGGATCGCACCTGCCGCCCACCGCACCGGGTAGAGCGACCACGCAAACAGGGGCGCCCCTCCAGACAGGGGAGCTCCCTCCGGGGGCGACCTCCCCCGGACCGCCCCTCGGCCCCCTCGTCGGGGCCACCGCCGTCCACACCGAGCCGCGGCGTCCCCGACGCCTGTCGTGGCCGGTCGTGGTACTCACCCTGGGGCTGTCCGCCCTGCTGGTGGCCGCCACCCTCGTCATCGTCAACCCCTGGGCTGAGGGAGGGGAGGAGACCGACCAGGCGGGGCCGCAGACCCAGGCGGACACCTCGTCCTCCCCTTCCCCTGAGCACTCCCCCGGATCGGAGGCCACAGGGCAGGGTTCGGGGGAGGAACCCGTCGCCGAGGGCATGACCTGGACCGAGGACCCCGAGGGGTTCGCGATGCTGATACCCGACGGCTGGGTCCGCCGCGTGGACGGCGCCAGCGTCTACTACGACTCCCCCAGCAGCAACACCTACCTGCAGGTCGACCGCACCCCGCACTCCACCGACGACGAGTACGCGCACGTGCTGGAGCAGGAGAGCAACTCCCTCGCGGAGAACCGGCTGCCCGGATACCAGCGGATCAAGCTGGAGGACGTCACCGACCAGACCTCCTTCGCCTCCGCCGCCGACTGGGAGTTCAGCTGGGACCGGGGCGCGGGTACCTGGCGCCTGCTGGCGCGCAACATCGCCGTCACCGCGGGCGACTACTACACGCTGGCCTGGAGTTCCAGCGAGGAGCGCTGGGCCGGTGACGCGCGGTGGCGCGACCACGCGATCGGTTCCTTCGACCCGCTTTGA
- a CDS encoding serine/threonine-protein kinase, producing the protein MEVEPLRTLCGRYQLHAELGHGGMGRVWHAHDTHLNRTVAVKEILLGPGLSEEERARVAARARREAQATAMGQHPNIVTVHDIVEDDGRPWIVMEYLSGCSLYSLIQRDGPRPAPEVSSWGLDLLDALETAHTHGITHRDVKPENVMVTDSGRVVLTDFGIATIDDSVTLTQTGGVVGSPSYLAPERLAGNPAAPAADLWALGATLFHARTGLSPFQRPSLPATLHAVTTAEPPDLMGTGSLADAVRGLLTKDPQHRLDAPGCRWLLRSATQGPDTTTVHPDGSVPVAPTARMSGAVPAQSPVPPTEHLTPVASTTPYPPRRSAPQPTPQPAFQPGTPGAYVPPPGTPAGGTPAGYGTPPARQGVSWPLVALTLGLAALLVTAGVVVIDPWNMRAPVTLGTQEQGDGAQGGGSEDGGDTAQEEPDAPAPAEEPLEQEEPEEADEDELPAQDGMTWTEDPSGFSVLVPNGWSRRTENNSIYYNLPDADEEKVYLQIDTTPHPTDDQYQHVLGQDHTDTTTDRLAGYQLVQLEDVTGETDFRSAADREFNWVKEGTDRHVLGRNITVAPGEHYTVLWASEADLWGDYDTWRSAALDSFDPP; encoded by the coding sequence ATGGAGGTCGAACCTCTGCGCACCCTGTGCGGGCGCTACCAACTCCACGCCGAGCTGGGCCACGGCGGTATGGGCCGGGTCTGGCATGCCCACGACACCCACCTCAACCGCACGGTGGCGGTCAAGGAGATCCTCCTGGGCCCCGGCCTGAGCGAGGAGGAACGTGCCCGGGTGGCCGCCCGCGCCCGCCGGGAGGCGCAGGCCACCGCGATGGGCCAGCACCCCAACATCGTCACGGTCCACGACATCGTCGAGGACGACGGCCGTCCCTGGATCGTCATGGAGTACCTCAGCGGGTGCTCCCTGTACTCGCTCATCCAGCGCGACGGCCCGCGCCCCGCTCCGGAGGTCTCCTCCTGGGGGCTGGACCTGCTCGACGCGCTGGAGACCGCACACACGCACGGCATCACCCACCGCGACGTCAAACCCGAGAACGTCATGGTCACCGACTCCGGGCGGGTGGTGCTCACCGACTTCGGCATCGCCACCATCGACGACAGCGTCACCCTCACCCAGACCGGGGGTGTGGTGGGATCTCCCTCCTATCTGGCTCCCGAACGCCTCGCCGGGAACCCGGCCGCGCCCGCCGCCGACCTGTGGGCCCTGGGCGCCACGCTCTTCCACGCCCGCACCGGCCTCTCCCCCTTTCAACGCCCGAGTCTCCCGGCCACCCTGCACGCCGTGACCACCGCCGAACCGCCTGACCTGATGGGCACCGGTTCCCTGGCCGATGCCGTGCGCGGGCTGCTGACCAAGGACCCGCAACACCGTCTGGACGCGCCGGGGTGCCGCTGGTTGCTCCGGTCGGCCACCCAGGGTCCCGACACCACCACCGTCCACCCGGACGGGTCCGTACCCGTCGCGCCCACCGCACGTATGAGCGGCGCGGTGCCCGCGCAGTCCCCGGTACCGCCCACCGAACACCTCACCCCCGTGGCCTCGACCACCCCCTATCCCCCTCGCCGATCCGCACCCCAGCCCACCCCTCAACCCGCCTTCCAGCCCGGGACTCCGGGGGCCTACGTCCCCCCGCCGGGCACACCGGCAGGCGGGACGCCTGCCGGGTACGGCACGCCGCCCGCTCGCCAGGGCGTGTCCTGGCCGTTGGTCGCGCTCACCCTGGGCCTGGCCGCTCTGCTGGTGACCGCCGGGGTAGTGGTGATCGACCCCTGGAACATGCGGGCCCCCGTGACCCTGGGCACGCAGGAGCAGGGCGACGGGGCCCAAGGCGGGGGAAGCGAGGACGGCGGGGACACGGCGCAGGAGGAACCGGACGCCCCAGCACCGGCCGAGGAGCCCCTGGAGCAGGAGGAGCCGGAGGAAGCCGACGAGGATGAGCTCCCCGCCCAGGACGGCATGACCTGGACCGAGGACCCGTCGGGCTTCTCCGTCCTGGTGCCCAACGGCTGGTCGCGACGCACCGAGAACAACAGCATCTACTACAACCTCCCCGATGCGGACGAGGAGAAGGTCTACCTGCAGATCGACACCACCCCGCACCCCACCGACGACCAGTACCAGCACGTCCTGGGACAGGACCACACGGACACCACCACTGACCGCCTGGCCGGTTACCAGCTCGTGCAGCTGGAGGACGTCACCGGCGAGACCGACTTCCGTTCAGCGGCCGATCGGGAGTTCAACTGGGTCAAGGAAGGCACCGACCGGCACGTGCTGGGTCGCAACATCACTGTCGCCCCCGGAGAGCACTACACGGTGCTGTGGGCCAGCGAAGCCGACCTGTGGGGCGATTACGACACCTGGCGCTCGGCGGCCCTGGACTCCTTCGACCCACCCTGA
- a CDS encoding metal ABC transporter substrate-binding protein yields MPNFRDGSSSNTWPKVIPAVALTLALSACSTSAGQTRDDADRDSDRLLVLTTFTVIADMTENVAADRVDVASLTRPGAEIHGYEPTPDDLVRGQGADLVLENGLGLETWFQQFTDRVDAPTAVLTDGIDTIPVASGGYEGEPNPHAWMSPDNALVYVDNIRDALTELDPEGEAEFAEAAEAYKEDITEVGAYLEAELAEVPEPARALVTCEGAFSYLARDAGLTEQYLWPVNAEREGTPQQIAAVSEFVRDNDVPAVFCESTVNDSAQRSVIRETGAAMGETLYVDSLSEPDGPVPTYLDLLRHDAEAIVAGLTGA; encoded by the coding sequence GTGCCGAACTTTAGAGATGGGTCCTCTTCAAACACCTGGCCGAAGGTGATACCGGCAGTTGCCCTCACCCTCGCCCTCAGCGCCTGCTCCACCTCCGCCGGACAGACCCGCGACGACGCCGACCGTGACTCCGACCGCCTCCTCGTCCTGACCACGTTCACCGTCATCGCCGACATGACCGAGAACGTGGCCGCCGACCGCGTGGACGTCGCCTCCCTCACCAGGCCCGGCGCCGAGATCCACGGCTACGAGCCCACCCCCGACGACCTCGTCCGCGGCCAGGGCGCCGACCTCGTCCTGGAGAACGGCCTGGGCCTGGAAACCTGGTTCCAGCAGTTCACCGACCGTGTGGACGCCCCCACCGCCGTCCTGACCGACGGCATCGACACCATCCCCGTGGCCTCGGGCGGCTACGAGGGCGAACCCAACCCGCACGCCTGGATGTCCCCTGACAACGCCCTGGTCTACGTGGACAACATCCGCGACGCCCTGACCGAACTCGACCCCGAGGGCGAGGCCGAGTTCGCCGAGGCAGCCGAGGCCTACAAGGAGGACATCACCGAGGTCGGCGCCTACCTGGAGGCCGAACTCGCCGAGGTCCCCGAGCCCGCCCGCGCCCTGGTCACCTGTGAGGGCGCCTTCTCCTACCTGGCCCGCGACGCCGGGCTGACCGAGCAGTACCTGTGGCCGGTCAACGCCGAACGTGAGGGCACACCCCAGCAGATCGCCGCGGTCTCCGAGTTCGTCCGCGACAACGACGTGCCCGCCGTGTTCTGCGAGAGCACCGTCAACGACAGCGCCCAGCGGTCGGTGATCCGTGAGACCGGCGCCGCCATGGGCGAGACCCTCTACGTCGACTCCCTCTCCGAACCCGACGGCCCCGTGCCCACCTACCTGGACCTGCTCCGCCACGACGCGGAGGCCATCGTCGCCGGACTGACCGGCGCGTGA
- a CDS encoding metal ABC transporter ATP-binding protein, whose amino-acid sequence MTAAIEVTGATVRYGDVLALDDVHLSLEPGRVCGLLGMNGSGKSTLFKTVLGLVPVDHGRVRILGMPNTAARRKGLVGYVPQSEQVDWAFPVRVRDVVMMGRYGHMGRRRRPRPADREAVEHALTRTDLTELADRQIGALSGGQRKRAFVARAIAQDADVLLLDEPFAGVDKRSEATITDLLLQLRQAGHTLLVSTHDLAQVPKLCDEAVLLQRHVIAHGTPEEVLEPDVLLEAFGIHPSEEGRSWTA is encoded by the coding sequence ATGACAGCGGCCATCGAGGTCACCGGAGCCACCGTCCGCTACGGCGACGTGCTCGCCCTGGACGATGTCCACCTTTCCCTGGAACCCGGGCGCGTGTGCGGACTGCTCGGCATGAACGGCTCGGGCAAGTCCACCCTGTTCAAGACCGTGCTCGGCCTGGTCCCCGTCGACCACGGCCGGGTCCGGATCCTGGGCATGCCCAACACCGCCGCCCGCCGCAAGGGGCTGGTCGGCTACGTACCCCAGTCAGAACAGGTCGACTGGGCCTTCCCCGTGCGCGTGCGCGACGTGGTCATGATGGGCCGCTACGGGCACATGGGGCGCAGACGCCGCCCCCGCCCCGCCGACCGCGAGGCCGTCGAGCACGCCCTGACGCGCACCGACCTCACCGAACTGGCCGACCGGCAGATCGGCGCACTCTCCGGCGGCCAGCGCAAACGCGCCTTCGTGGCACGCGCCATCGCCCAGGACGCCGACGTGCTCCTACTGGACGAGCCCTTCGCGGGCGTGGACAAACGCTCCGAGGCCACCATCACCGATCTGCTCCTGCAGCTGCGCCAGGCCGGGCACACCCTGCTGGTGTCCACCCACGACCTGGCCCAGGTGCCCAAGCTGTGCGACGAGGCCGTGCTGCTGCAGCGCCACGTGATCGCGCACGGCACACCCGAGGAGGTGCTGGAACCGGACGTGCTCCTGGAGGCGTTCGGTATCCACCCCAGTGAGGAAGGACGCTCGTGGACGGCCTGA